tatttgaaatattgacgtgtaaaagtgttattttataatctacttacagaaataaataaatgcggcgctaagagtctgacactccctctcgcctcgtccaaggcgagagaagtcactggatgattttccccctaaaaacaCCACTTATAGATTAGTACATTAAAGTAAACTAATTATtagttattacttaaattacaaCCATTTAGCTACAGAAGTTAACTTTGTACGAAAAAGGTAACTACCGCTTTTAGTGAAACTGAgcaattttcatatttatttaatgtctgAGTTAGTTCagtactattttttattagaaaacagataataagtaaataagctaaaaatcacggcttactcacacaaattattaatagagaaatgctctactagtttcgagtcacagagggacccTTTATCCTAAGCAACGTGTGCTGCACACGTTACGTTACACAGCTACCTACTGGAAGagctagtagagcttttttccattaatgatttttgataaagattcatagattaaataaagattcattattattaatttacaaaatcacTACACAATTATTATACTTGGAAAGAGTGCGTAGGGACATTCGCTTTTTGCCAATTAAATTTAGAACACCACGTAGACGTTGTACGAAAAAACCCAACAATACTTTGCGCAGACAGGAAATCAAAATTGAGACCATTCAAGTCTTACTCAGCAGTCGCAGTAGTAACTATACGACCTTGACTGAGgaagtaaaaaaaagtaaaattcacatttttcataagtaagtacctatatattaacTTAATCACGTCATACTTAATTCGACACATTGATTTTGAAGTTATGAAATCAACCGTTCAAAAGCCCTTGCACTTTCGTGTCACCTCGTTTTGGTTATTTCGTAACAaaatcctgttttttttttaataataattcgaGCAAAAATCTCGAGCACTCGAAAGTTTCACATTGCAACGTCGAAAACTGGACGGTACTACATTCACTTACTTTTGTTTacaaagataattttataatatctatagaTACTTGTATCATGTACAGGAGTTATTCGCGCACCGAACCAAATTGGTTTCTTTACTGtcttaaaattaactttaatttttttatgatataagctggtaaacgagctgacggatcaacCGATGTTAAGGAagaatcgccgccgcctatggacacccaaaacaccagaaacgTTACAAGTGTTTTAATTGTTAAACATACAATGCACTAAAATTGTCAGAGACCTAAATTGTGATGTAGAGAGACATATTACACTAGAATTAAGTTTTGTTTGGATTTAACCTGCCTACAACGGTATAGGTAGTTGAGCTTATTTAAAAGCATACTTAGGTACTTCAAATGGCGTACAACATCTTGATTTCGTAAACCTCGGATAtgaccaaaatattttatgtatctacAGCCTTTTAAGATTTTGGAAAGTAGAAACATCTGTTGCAGCTTTGTTTTACTTATGGCGCATTTTGAGAGATAaacatacttattttatattataaaaatatgtttatgttaaatggtTTTAATAGGCTTATACTGTAAAGTAATCAAGATTAGGAGTGTGTagcaaatatcagatcgatcggacgtcaggaaggttagccaattactaaatttgacccaaacaaacaaacagatcaagataaataaaaacggataaaaaaactaaagatcctaaaaaactaaattaaaaatgacacaaaatacaaaattcaagCAGATATGGACGATTAAACTAGTCAAGGAAAAATTATACTGCGACTTAATAGTGCGAACACAAAGTGCTGAAAACAAGTGTGTCTAAATTATGAGGTGTTACACCTTAGCTGGTGATTTCCTACTAATAAATTGCTTCGTAATTTATGGCGTGATTGCCCTTAATATGGTGGTACACTTACTTATTTCTCACTTACTGTACAGTTTCTTATAAACACCGCACGTTTTAATACGTCTAAGAAAAAATGGAAATCAAAACAGACATTCCGACAGAGAAGAAATACAAAACTTTCGATAAAACCTTTAAATTGTGCGCTTTCTCGCTAGCATTCGCTTTCCTGTACCCTAACAGAAAAACAACTCTCAAGAGATGCGTCACCATCACTTTGATTATCACCTTCTGCGGCGGACAACTCTTCTGGTTCATAACCTACACCTTCAAATGCCTCTATACCCTAGACCTCTATAATTTCGCCAGAAACATGACTCTAGCAGTTGTCCTAATACTGTTTTTTATCAAAACGTATTATGCTATTTATGCAACCCCAAAATTTGCAACATTGCTGGAGAAAATAACTGAAGATCTTTTAGAAGCTAACAATTTAGGGgaacaacaacaaaaattgtACGACGAACACATTAAAATAGCAAAAGTAGGGGAGATATCCTGGTTGGTGATACCTGTACTCATGAGCGCCATATTCCCTCTTTACGCTGGAACTTTAATGAGTATAGAGAGCATCGAGACTGATGATTACCAGAGACGCATGGTGCACGACATGGAACTGCTTTACGTAGAGGACATTCAGAGTGAAACGCCATTCTTCCAGTGCATGTTTGCCTACAACTGCGTCCAATGCGTTGTTCTTGTTCCCAATTACTGCGCATTTGACGGATCTTTCTGCATAGCGACAACACATATACAGTTGAAATTGAAGTTAATGGCATTAAAAGTTCATGATGCCtttaaatattcgaaaaacaaacacgaattacgaatgaaaatgaatgaGGCAATCAGAGACCACCAAGATACGTTGGATTTTTATGTTCAAACGCAAAAGTTGTTTGGTCCCTGGCTGTTTTTTGTGTTTCTGCTGACGTCTTTCATGATAACGTTTAACTTGTACCAAATGTATTTGCTGCAGCGGATAGATCCCAAGTACACGTCGTTCGGGTTGGTCGGCGTGATGCACATTTACTTGCCCTGTCAATATGCGAGTTCCTTAACGAAGGTAGGTGATTGATTTCTGTTCTTAATTACATTCGCTTACTGCTTTACTAATCACCCGTAGGCTACTGTTAATCTACGGAAGTTCTGTCTATATTAGAAAtagcaatttaatttattctttcaCGGTCTTCTAGTGTTAGATTTTcctcatttttttaattctttctaTTCTATAGTTAGTCTGTAATGAAATTGTATAAACTTTGGTTCAAtctaattaatacaaaacaaatacaaagagatgtcataactgcattttcctttaacataatgcgtgacattTTACGGGGAGCTCAGAACGTTACAGActacgcccctctctattttccaacatgatatcccatactacaaacacacTTTCTGAGCggttataacctatctacaccttttacttaaatatcattGGGGAGAGCctaatttgttttgtcacagtatGCAATCACATTAttgcatctcctctttgtacatGCTTCATGGTTCAAACATAAAATGTTGATGGCTGGATAAAGATTAATTGCCAGGATTTCCTAGAACAAAAATTGTCCGCCCGTATATGCAATTGCGTGGTCAAGTCACGGGCATAAAATCAAATCGTGCATTATATCCTGCAACAAAAATCACAATTAACCAACAAGGATATATTACAACGCAACCGTAGTTAGATCAAATAGATAGTGTTTAACCAGTAGCTAATGATTACCTTCTAGTAATGAGAACATTAGCAAGACCATAAGCTGTGTGTTCATAACGACTATCGAGATGTAAGAACAGGTTGTAGTACAGCCGTGATTTATTAAATCAAGTACTTCGACATACCACTTACCGGTAACAtacgatttaaattaaaatgtgtaattCGATTTTGCTTAAGGATATTGTATAGATATTTCTAATATAGTAGGAGTTGCTAGACAATATCTTAcaacctagctggtttaccagGAGTCCGggtcgaaatgcaggagtagaaacggagtaGTTTCTATTCAGTAAGTATCTGACACTCCGCCTCGCGTCGCTCAATGCGGGagaatgatttttcccctccccctcaaaaaaaaaacattacctacTGGTTTGTATATCAACCAAAGTATCTTGGAATGAGGATGGAAagatatgtatataagtatatagctATCTTCTTATAAccaatttaaaagatttaattacGATGAAGATCATCAAGAGATTACAGACattaaaatacgaaaaaattgcttattattatgactttatttaattaaaccgactttaaaaaaagatgGAGGTTCTCAGTaggacctgtatgtatgttagtcCTAGTATTGGCTGTACGGATTTTAACGAAGGCACCAAGCTTGCACCCACTtgcaaattaaacaaaatagatttaaaaaagttagTGTTACTTTTCTTTCAGGTGAGTGAAGATATTCCCAACGACTTGTACGTTGTCGACTGGGAAGTATGGGCAGACCCCAACATCACCAAACAGCTGATCTTCATGATCACcaaggcccagaaggagatgatTATGACTGGAATGGGTCTAGTGGTCTACAATATGGAACTGTTCAAGTCTATAATGCAAACTTCTTACTCCTTCTTCACTTTGATTACTGCttaaagaagaaagaagaagatgAACTCAGTTAACTGACTTGAATCTTTGGAAAACTAAACtgatacctacttaaaataattgttttctttCTGTCTGATATTCAACTTTAAACCTATTATTGTACCtatgttaatattatatgtCTGTCTGAATTTTATGACTGCCTTGTTAGTTACAAGTGGTCAGAAGTGGGAatgccggacaagggatctcgagttcgattttcgggttgggcaaagtattactgggcttttttcggtttttcgaaaatttctcagtagtagtacggagtttggaattgtgcccagtatatggcaataggctcactccctattacaagggacttataacacaaatggtgaaaagtgggtgtacattgtatagcggcatttcgtgccgtaatgtgcaaaggcgtgacgttgcatattatATGTTTCGTAGTTGGAGAGATGTATCGACAGCTAAAAGAAGAGTTTAATTTTAACCGCAgtaattttttaacaatttcGTCACGTAACTTAATTTTTAAAGCACCAAACAGGTATTATATACCACTTTAGCTAATTAACGCACATTGCAGTAATTTTTAATtcgtgaaataaatataatttcgactgtaatttttattttatttaaattaaactttgcgTAACCCTCCATTTAAACATATTGCAGCATTTAAAGAGTTTATTAAATACCTGacacatttttacttattataatgtatttggGATGTAATTAAGATATATGACGATATTATTAAGTAGTAATAAGTAAAGGTTTAATTAATTGGGAAATTTCGTACAATTTACCTTCGTTTACGATATTACCACTCGGTCTTATGTGACAagtaaaggtacgcgtccacagacccgcatcgtacgcatctcACGCCCGTTGCGTGCGAAGCGTACGATGCAGGcaggattttagtttgtctcctatagaaactcatacaactgcgtccattgatccgcatcgtaagctgaccgcatcatcagcaatgcacATGCGATGCGTAAGTACTGATGATGACCTGAAGACTTTTACCTCAAGATACCGACAGTTGTATCCCAATTTAGATCTGGCATTATAAAACTCAGCATAAACatttatgactgcctcgttggtcgtcaggtttgcaagtgcgactgccgggcatgcgtattattgggtttttcgaaaaatttcttttttcggtttttcgaaaatttcttagtagtagcacggagtctggaattgtatccagCATATGGAAAAGCTTAATTTAATACTCATTTACGACTAAAATTAGAATATAATGATTGTCATTTTTTGTCTTAtttgtaataagaaaaaataacttaaacaaaaCACCTTGCACAACACAATGTTTCGCGTGctaaatgaataaaaagtttGCATGTGTATACAATATCAtactattattatgattatattaatattaatgaatgcGCTTTTCGGGCACATTAAATCTGCATTCGTACATTACATGTGCTGTCAAGGCTAATTGCACTGTCATTACGGAGCTGATTAGATCAACAGCGTACACAATAAATGATATTGTGTACCTTTTTTGTTCAGTAACTAAAATTAGTGTTCGATTTGTCTTTATTTAGACACCCACCCGACAATATCGCAATTGCAAATAAACGACTTATTTGAATTGCGTCATATTTTTGCATAAACAACAATAGTACGTGCctatttcaaagttaaagtaAATACCTACACTTATAAAGAATACGATGAAGAATTATAATTCTTATCTTCTCCGTTGCCTGAAAtgcgtccactgctgaacaaaggcacCTTCATCGTCGTCGTCTTAATAGGGGTTTGGCATAATTCTTACCCCTTTGACTGGCAGCAGAAAGCTTTACGTAGAAATTCGCAAACTTGTCTGCAGCTAAATCATCCACAAGGTCTAACTCGGTCAAAGGGTTCTTACTCGATTCGTCGCAACAAATCACCAAACAACAACAAACCACAAATTACTCGGTATCGAGTCGCCTTTTTAaaacaatccaataaaattCTTCTTCTCAGTGAGTATCAGTCAAACATAGTCATTAGACTATATTTATTCTTGCCAACTTTTCGAGCAAGAAGGTACAAATAGTACTTaccttaaatataaaaatgtgtacTCAAGTGCTTCCAGATCCatttacttataatttgaaaatataatatctttacAGAACACAATGGCAgatttaaatcattattttttaaagataaaaatctGGATTccattatattgttataaataagagTTCTGGTGACGAAGcaattatgtttttatcaattaaaagCTTTGCGGAAATGTTAACCATTGTTGAGAATAAAGTGCActgaaaaatgaataaaaaagttaacgTTAACAAAGTGAATTAGTTGCAACAACTGCatcgtaggtacctacgtagttGGTCAGTATGCGAATGTTTGCAAAACGAAAAGATATTTTtctctaatttatttttgaaatttttatggtatggccggtaaacgagcagagggatcacctgatggtaagcaatcgccgccgcccatggataccttAAACACCAGacgcattacaagtgcgttgccaaccttttggaggttagaaatttaaggattgttggggaatcggggtttgggaatattgggaggggtaattgggcctcctccttactcatacaacgaaacacaacgcaagagttgttgCACGTCGGTTTTGTGTAGGGTTtgtcactccagtcgagccggcccattcgtatgCATTTATTTCAGTTGGCGTCTTAATTACCTACACATAAACCCATAATTTATACTCTCACGATCCTATGGGACTGCATCGCAATCCAATGATTGCAACAATTCTATCCAACTCTTACTTTAAAGTCGACACCTCATAACTCATCATTTTATTCACAATCTCAaaaccaacgaggcaatcacttgactttaaatattccaaaaatctTGCTCTACACACACACAGACGCACAATCTATTGTTAATTACACAGATTACGAGAGC
This window of the Spodoptera frugiperda isolate SF20-4 chromosome 23, AGI-APGP_CSIRO_Sfru_2.0, whole genome shotgun sequence genome carries:
- the LOC118267063 gene encoding uncharacterized protein LOC118267063; its protein translation is MEIKTDIPTEKKYKTFDKTFKLCAFSLAFAFLYPNRKTTLKRCVTITLIITFCGGQLFWFITYTFKCLYTLDLYNFARNMTLAVVLILFFIKTYYAIYATPKFATLLEKITEDLLEANNLGEQQQKLYDEHIKIAKVGEISWLVIPVLMSAIFPLYAGTLMSIESIETDDYQRRMVHDMELLYVEDIQSETPFFQCMFAYNCVQCVVLVPNYCAFDGSFCIATTHIQLKLKLMALKVHDAFKYSKNKHELRMKMNEAIRDHQDTLDFYVQTQKLFGPWLFFVFLLTSFMITFNLYQMYLLQRIDPKYTSFGLVGVMHIYLPCQYASSLTKVSEDIPNDLYVVDWEVWADPNITKQLIFMITKAQKEMIMTGMGLVVYNMELFKSIMQTSYSFFTLITA